From Medicago truncatula cultivar Jemalong A17 chromosome 7, MtrunA17r5.0-ANR, whole genome shotgun sequence, a single genomic window includes:
- the LOC11409144 gene encoding protein DMP9, which translates to MEQTQQEIGIKIYNTTPPPQEVMGAVTQQPSDPPEHGKKRRAIMAKGVQKTLSKTSLLGNFLPSGTLLTFEMVLPSIYRNGQCTHVHTIMIHFLLIICALSCFFFHFTDSFHGADGNVYYGFVTPKGLSVFKPGLAVLVPNDDKYKVGFQDFVHAVMSVMVFVAIAFSDYRVSNCLFPGHEREMDQVMESFPLMVGIVCSGLFLIFPTSRRGIGCMSA; encoded by the coding sequence atggaACAAACACAACAAGAAATTGGAATCAAAATCTACAATACAACACCGCCACCACAAGAAGTCATGGGGGCCGTAACGCAGCAGCCTTCTGATCCACCGGAACATGGCAAGAAGCGTCGTGCCATAATGGCGAAAGGCGTGCAAAAAACCCTTTCAAAAACTTCCTTACTTGGTAACTTCCTTCCATCAGGAACACTCCTCACATTCGAAATGGTCCTTCCTTCGATCTATAGGAACGGCCAATGTACTCACGTACACACCATCATGATCCATTTCCTTTTAATTATATGTGCACtctcttgtttcttttttcacTTTACAGATAGTTTTCACGGCGCTGATGGTAATGTTTACTATGGTTTTGTTACCCCGAAAGGGTTATCCGTTTTTAAACCAGGACTTGCTGTTTTGGTTCCTAACGACGACAAATACAAGGTAGGGTTTCAAGATTTTGTTCATGCAGTTATGTCAGTTATGGTGTTTGTGGCGATCGCTTTTTCGGATTATAGGGTGAGTAATTGTTTGTTTCCTGGACATGAAAGGGAAATGGATCAAGTTATGGAGAGTTTTCCATTGATGGTTGGAATTGTTTGTAGCGgtttgtttcttatttttccAACTTCAAGGCGTGGAATTGGATGCATGTCTGCCTAA